The region CCAGAGGCAACCGGATAAACCTCTTCATGCGGGGAGAGGGATGGACTGCCGGGCTTCTGCATTGTTTCCAGAGATGCGGATAATTGCTTAATCATTACTCGCATATCCTCAAGCTCTGCACGCTGCTGGAGCAGCTGTACCGAAACGATCTCGCTCGCTTTTTGATCCAGTGCGTGTTCAATATACTCGATCCGGGACCATATTTTATTCATAGGGTCACCGTCTGTATTTAGGCTTGGATTCTCCTGCAGCGGTCCCCTTGACAGCTTGTCGTTGGTGAGATCCGGGTCTATCCCTTCCAATGCTTCCCCCTGATTAATACGGTCTTTAATATGATTAAGCTGGCTGATTTGCTGCTCCGAGAAGGTATAGTGTCCAAGACGGTCCTTTGGAAAGAAATCGGGGAACATGGCCGCCCAGCGTTTGATCGTAGTCTGGCTAACGGACAGCAGCTCCGCAGCTTCCTTTGTTTTCAGAATTTCCATTTCAATCCCTCCAGTGTAGTTGTCTTCTATGAGTAATTCGTTATTCTTCGGCGGCCCCCTGCACGGGTGACAAAGGAAGTGCTGATTCGCCAATCAAAGTGTTATTACGACTATTCTTGCTCTCTAGAGAGCGGTGTACATACAGAAGAGTATAATTGTATCCCTGGGGAGTGGTCCTGCCACGCTTCTTTCTTCATGGACCAGAATTATAGTAGGAATACAAAAAAAGCTTTCCATAACCCCTTCCGGGCAATTATGAAAAGCTTTCTTCAGCTCGTTACAGACATTGTGCTGAGCTGCCTTAAGGGAAAAGGCAGGGGTTATAGCAGGGAGAGCTTGAACTTGAACGTATACGGACGGCCCGCAAGCAGCGTGAACTGCTCATGCGTTGGCGCACCCCAGCTGTCGTCGCCGCCGACACCCATTTGCTTGTAATTGACACGCAGCACGGTTTTGTCAGAGGCTGGAAGCTTGTAGCCGTGGTCGCTGGCTTCAAGCTCAGCCGGAGACCAAGGGAGCGCATTAACTTCAAGCGGCAGCGCGCCTTCTACGGATAATCCGTGTCCTTCGTGTCCTGCGGTAACGGAAGCGAACCGGACATCCGTCTTGTTGCCGCATTCCTGAGGGCGGAGGTAATCCGTGAACTGCTCACTGACCTTGCCTGTGTAGAGTCCCAGCGGAGCTCCAGCCTTACGGTCCCAATAGTTCTCATGCGGCCCGCGGCCATACCAGGAGATCGTGTCCAGACTGCTGTCCAGTTCGAAGACCATTCCGAATTCCGGGATCTCCGGCAGGCTGCTGCTGCCCGGGTTCAGCTCCTGGACAATCTCGACAGAACCATCTGTGCGAATCTCGTAATGCACACGCAGAGTGGACTGCGGCTGCGCACCCAGCAGATAGTCGGCGGTCACGAAGCCGAGATTGCCTTCCACGCGGCAGCTGAACCGGGCCAGCTGACGCTCATAGGAGGCTTCCTTCCAGACGGCGCAGCGCTCGGGATGCTTGTTGCCGAGATCGTTGTCGGTTACGGCCCGCCAGAAGTTAGGTCTGGCCGGTGTCAGCAGATACTCCTTCCCGGAGGACTTCAGAGAAGTAAGCGCGCCGGTTGCAGTCTCGAAGGAGAGCGCAAAGGCGTTGCCCTCAAAGGTCAGGAAGCCATCCTGCTCGTTGACCTGTAGCGTATTGCCTGAGCTATCCGGGTTGCCGGATGGAATGTACGGGGTTAACACGAACTGTTCCCAGGCAATTTCATGCGCGGCCTCAGACCAGGCGGTTGCGTTCTCTTGAACAAATGACACCGTTAGCACTGCTTCCTTGTCCGATTCAAGCAGCGCTGAATCCAGAGGAACCGTGAAGCTGGCTGCTTCGCCAGGCGCTGCGGAGAGCGGCAATTGTCCTTCCTGGGCCGCCCTGCCGTTCAGGGCCAGCGTCCATCTCAGCTGATAGTCTGCCAGATCCGTGAACAGGAAGTTGTTGCGGGCCTCGAAGCTTCCGCTCTTCAGATCAAGGGCAGTGATGATAATATTCTGATAGCATTTCTTCACCTCGTAGAGCTTAGGCGTCACGCTGCGGTCCGCGAACAGCAGCCCGTTGCCGCTGAAGTTGCCGTCATGCGGCTGCTCCCCGAAATCTCCGCCGTAAGCCAGATAAGACACGCCTTCAGGAGTGGTTGTGCGGATCGCCTGATCCACCCAGTCCCAGATGAATCCGCCCTGAATGCTGTCATATTTGTCGAACAGCTCGGTGTACAGATGCAGGCCGCCGCAGGAGTTGCCCATGGCATGGCTATACTCGCATAGAATATAAGGCTTCTTCGGATTGCTGAGCGCATACTCCACGACTTCATCCGGCTTGATGTACATCGTTGATTCAATATCGCTGGCCGCGTCCGAAGGTCTGTAATGATAAGTACCTTCATAATGCACCGGACGGGTCGGGTCTGCTTGCTTCAAGTGGTCATACATGGCCAGGAAGTTATCGCCGCCGAAGGATTCGTTGCCAAGCGACCAGATGATGACAGACGTGTGGTTCTTGTCGCGCTGCATCATGGAGTTACAGCGGTCAATGACGTTCGCGCGCCATTCCGGGCGGCTGCCGGGAACGTTGCCCTCATGCAGTTCCTTCTGCCCGTATTGCCAGGAGCCATGTGTCTCCAGGTTCGTCTCGTCGATCACATAGAGACCGTATTCGTCGCACAGCTCGTACCATACCGACTGGTTCGGATAGTGGGAGGTGCGTACGGCATTGATATTGTGCAGCTTCATCAGCTTGATGTCGGTGATCATATCTTCCTTGGAGAGCGCACGGCCGGTATCGCAGGAGAATTCATGGCGGTTCGTTCCCTTGAATACGATCCGTTTGCCGTTGATCTTCATCAGGCCGTCCTGGATCTCGAAGGTCCGGAAGCCCGTCTTGCAGCTGAGCGCCTCCAGCAGCTCTCCCTGATCGTTCTTCACCGAAATCAGCAGGGTGTAGAGGTTAGGCTTCTCCGCGCTCCATTTCAGCGGGTTCTTCACGGCTGCGGACAGCTTAAGGAGCTGAGTTCCCTCCCCTTCAAAAGCAAACCCGGCTGACACAGGCGCTGCCCATGCCGGTTGCTGTTTGCTGTCGTAGAGCTGCACCTCTACGGAATGTGCCCCGGTGACCCGGTTATAATAGTTCTCCAGCGTCAGGTCGACTTGCAGCTCCGCATCGGTGAAGGTCTTGTCCAGCCCGGTGCGGACGAAGAAGTCGGCTACCCGCACCGGAGGCGCAGTGTAGAGATAGACATCGCGGAAAATTCCGCTCAGACGCCAGAAGTCCTGATCTTCGAGCCAGCTCGCATCACACCAGCGGTAGACTTCAACGGCCAGCTTGTTCTCGCCGGGAAGCAGGTAGGCAGTGATATCGAATTCTGACGGTGTGAAGGTATCCTCAGAGTATCCGGCAAGTTCTCCGTTCACCCATACATAAAAGGCCGATTCCACACCCTGGAAGCTGAGGAATACAGGTTGTCCGTCCCAATCCTGCGGAACGCTGAAAGAACGGATATAGGAGCCTACCGGATTGTATACCGTCGGAGCGAAGGGAGGCTTCAGATCCGGCTCGGACACTTCCCAAGGATAGCGGACATTGGTGTACTGGGGATAATCATATCCCTGGAACTGCCAGTGGGAAGGAACGGTGATATCTGCCCAGCCGGCAGCGTCGTATCCGGTTTTATAGAAGTCCTTGATCCGTGCATCCGGTGTTTCGGCAAAAGCAAATTTCCACGTTCCGTTCAGCGACTGGTAACGGGAGGAGGAAGCTTTATCCCCTTGCAGAGCATCGGCTGCTGCCGGGAAGGACATCATGGAGGCATGGGCGTCTATACGGTTCAATTGAAAAATCTCAGGATTATTGTTCCATTCGGGATATCCGTTGGCAGGCTGCTGATATGAGAGTTTGTTGCGCAAGTTAACATCTCCTTATATTGTTATATTCATATTATAGGATGGGAAATGTTCTGGGTATATATAATGATTTTGTTCAGATATAATAGAATATGAAACAAAGGGGTGCCGGATGGCATCGGAAGGGGGAACGCTATGGATAGCATGATGATCTTTTGCGAGATGGAAGATATGCTTCTGCTGCCGCTGTATGCAACGACCATCGGGTATTGGGAGCATCAGGGGGAGATGGCCCGGCCTGCGGGCTTCCCGGATTATCAGCTGCACCAGGTCCTCGGCGGCAAGGGTGAAGTGAATATCAGGGGCAAGTCCTACCTTGCGGAGGCGGGCGACCTGTTCTGTCTCTACCCCGATGTTCCCCATTCCTATACCCCGCTTAGCCGGGAGTGGGAGCTGGCCTGGATCTCGTTCAACGGAAGAGAAGCAGCCCAGATGCTGCTCTACGCCGGAATCCGCGAGTCCGGAGTCGGACGTCTGCGGGCTGAGCCCATACTTGCTCCGCTGGAAGAGATGCTTACCCTCTCCTCCGGCAATGAGCTGCAGGACAATCTGGAGCGTTCCAAGCTGCTGTATGCACTGCTGCTGGATCTGAAGCGCAGCCTGCTTCCGGCCTCGAATGAGGACAACGAGCTTGCACGGATGAAGCCGGTGCTGCAATATATTGAGCTTCACCTGCACCGCCCGCTGCTGCTGAAGGAGCTGGCCGAGGTGGCGTCTGTCTCGCCGCAGTATCTGTGCCGGCTGTTTCAGCGGACCGTCCGTGAACGGCCGGTGGCTTACATTAATAAGCAGCGGGTCAACCGGAGCAAGCAGCTGATGTTCAGCAGCCGGGGCCAGCGGATCTATGAAATCGCGCAGCGGGCCGGCTTCGAGAATGTCAGCTATTTCTGCGCCGTCTTCAAACGCATTACCGGCATGCAGCCGGAAGAGTGGAGAGGGCTGCACGGATTGGACTAGAGACTGCTATAATTAGAGACAGCGCATTTATACATCTGGATTATCATCCGGGCTTACGCCCACAAATTTTAGAAAACAAGAGAGCGGAGGGATATTATAGTGATCCTAGGACAGAGCAGAGCTTATCAGATCCGCTTAATGGATGAGCCGGCGGCCAGGGAGATTGTCAACTGGAGGTACGAGCCGCCATATACCCTGTACAATATGCTGGATGCGGCTGATGCCGCAGAGGATATCGAGGAGCTGCTGGATGGCTCTTATTTCAGCGTAGCTGCTGCGGACGGAGCGTTGATCGGGTTCTTCTGTTACGGGCAGAACGCGCAGGTTGGGGAAGGGATAGAGAGCGGACTCTACCTCGATGGAACGGCCCTCGATATCGGCTTGGGGATAAGACCGGATCTGACGGGGCAGGGCCATGGACTGGCTTTTCTGCAGGCGGGGATGAGGTTTGCAGAGCAGACGTATGACGCGAAGCGATTCAGATTGTCGGTGGCAGCTTTTAACCTGAGGGCAGTCCGCTTGTACAAGAAGGCAGGCTTCGTCCTTTTACATAGCTTTGTGCATCAGCACGGGGAGAGCGAAATGGAGTTCCTGCTGATGGAGACCCCGGACATGGCTGCCCGCCAATAGCGCGAGTGGAGAATACACGGTGAAGTCTGTTAATATAGAATTATGGCATCATCCATATCAAAGGAGAATTCAATGTGAACGAGAACCTGAAGCAAGCGTATGTGCAATTAGGATTACCTGAAACCGTAACCAGAGAGGAACTGAACAAGCGGTTCGACCTGCTCCTGAAGCGAAGACGCGCCCTGACCACAGAGGAAGAGATAGCAGCCTACGAAGCGGATTTCCGGGCGTACAAGCTGATTCTTGATACCTGGGATGAACAGGAGATCCAGAAGGCTGAAGACGAGCGGCTTGCAAAGTATGGACGTTTCTCCGGTACGGCGAGCAAGTGGGAGACCTTCATGCGGCTCTACAAAACACATGTAATCCTCGGCATTATCGGGCTGCTGGTAGTGATTTTTGGCGGGAAGGCCCTCTATGACAATTACCAGCATCGACAATATCTAGCTTCCCTGCCGCCCGTGGATGCGAAGATTATGTTCATCGGCAGCTTCGGTGTCACGGATACGAGCGGCAAGACCGAGGAGCTGGAGAAGGCGATCATCGCGGCTTACCCGCAGTGGAAGCGTGTGGAGACGGTGATGACTTATCTGCCCAGAACGGGCGATGGCTCCGACTCGCTGGACATGAACTATATGCAAAAGGCAGTTGTGGAGCTGGCGGCGAACCGGCCGGATATCCTCGTGCTGGATGAGGCCACCGTCAAGTGGATTGGCGGGCAGACCGGATTCCAGAATCTGGAGCCGATCACGGCGGACGGGAAGCTTGCGGCGGATGATACCCGGATGCAGTGGGGAGTCAATGAGGACACGGGCAAGAATGAGCTGTACGGTGTGGATATTCTGAAATCCCCGTTCATCTCGGAGCTGCCAATCAATTATAATGCGAAATCGATCATTATCGGTGTCCTGAACGACAAGGACAAGGATAAGATGCTGGCGTTCGTGAAGCATATTGCGGAGGAGCCGCCCGTTAAGTAAGCAGGATACACAGTAAAAAGAAGGGGTGTCCCAAAAGCCATGAAATGGCTGCTTGGGACGCCCCTTTGGTTTGGAGAAGGATGTACGTGTTCGCTTGCTGTTTGTTAGCTTGCCTGATTATCCGTTCGGCCTTACTGCTCCAGGCGGTAGCCCCCGTGGAATACAGGACCGACATATTCATTGAACGCATACCCGTTACGGATAGCGGCGGATACGAAATCCTTCGCCTTCACTACAGCATCCTTCACCGACAAGCCGTTAGCCAGTCCGCCGGTAATCGCTGCTGCGAAGGTGCAGCCGGCGCCATGGTTATGGGCAGGCTCGATCTTCGCAGTCTCAAGGATGAGGTATTCGCTGCCGTCGAAGAAGATATCAATCGCCTTGTCGCCGCCCAGCGCCTTGCCGCCCTTGACGACAACATTCTGTGTGCCCAGCTGATGAATCAGGCGGGCAGCTTCCTTCATCTGATCAAGTGTAGTCAGCTTGCCGAGACCGGAGAGCACTCCGGCTTCGAACAGATTGGGAGTAGCCACCGTAGCCAGCGGCAGCAGCAGATCGCGGATGGCATCCGCACTCTCCGGGTTCAGCACTTCATCCTCGCCTTTGCATACCATAACCGGATCGATCACGACATTGGTCTGCTTGTTGCTCTTCAGGGCCTGTTCAGCCACCTTAACAATCTCCACACTGCCGAGCATCCCGGTCTTCATGGCATCCACTGGACCGCCGGCGAAGATCGTCTTGAGCTGTTCGGCAACGATAGCAGCATCGACAGGGTATACATTATGATGCCAGCCCCGGTCAGGGTCCATCGTTACAATGGTAGTCAGGGCACTAAGGCCGTAGGTGCCGTATTCCTCAAAAGTTTTGAGGTCTGCCTGAATGCCTGCGCCTCCGCTGGAGTCACTGCCGGCAATGGTTAATGTCTTAATGATTTTTGACAAAGGTAACGTCCCCTTCTTGTATATGAATAGTATGCTGCTTATTATAACAAAAATCATCGGCTTAGTCCGCAAAAAAAGTATAAGCTCCAAAAACGCACCGCTGCCCTTGGGTGAGAGCAAGGGTTTGCCGGTTGCCGCACTGCATATCATGGTAGTCTAGTGGATTATTTATTCAGGAGGCTGCCATGATTGAGATCAGTTTATGCATGATTGTCCGTAATGAGGAGAAGAGCCTGCCCCGCTGCCTGGCTTCTGTGGAAGGGCTGGTCGATGAGATCGTCCTTATAGATACGGGATCGGCAGACCGCACCAAGGAGATTGCCGGTGCCTTCGGAGCCGCAGTTTACGATTTTACCTGGATTGAGGATTTCTCCGCTGCCCGTAATTACGCCTTCAGCAAGGCGACCCGGGATTATATCTTCTGGCTGGATGCAGACGACTATCTGAGAGAAGAGGATCAGGCGCTGTTCAGGGAGCTGAAGTCTTCACTGCCGGAACATGTGGACAGTGTGAGTATGCAATATAATCTCGCTTTTGACGGGGAGGGAAGGGTGACGACCTCCTTGCGGCGCAACCGGCTGGTCCGCCGTGCGTGCGGGTTCCGCTGGATCGGTCCGGTGCATGAATATCTGGAGGTCTACGGCCCGTCACTGGCAAGTGCCGTCTGTGTTACCCATGAGAAGGATAAAGCGTACACGGACCGTAATCTGCGGATCTACCGCAAACGGGAAGCGGCAGGGGAGAGCTTCTCTGCACGTGATCAATATTATTTCGCCAATGAGTTGCGTGACCACGGAATTCACAGGGAGGCCTGCCGGTATTATGAGCAGTTCCTCAGCGGCGGGCAGGGCTGGATCGAAGACAATATTCAGGCCTGCCTGCGGCTGGCTGAATGCCTGGAAGCAATGGGGGACAAGGAAGCGGCCTTCACTGCGGTTACCCGTACGCTGCAATATGATGCCCCGCGTGCCGAAGGCTGCTGCCGGCTGGGGACCTGGCATCTGGAGAAGGGCCAGCTTCACCCGGCAATCTACTGGTTTGAGCTTGCCCTTCAGCTGCCAAGGCAGGCGGAATCCATGGCGATGAAGAATGAAGCCTTCGCCACCTGGATTCCGAATCTGCAGC is a window of Paenibacillus sp. FSL H3-0469 DNA encoding:
- a CDS encoding MerR family transcriptional regulator — translated: MEILKTKEAAELLSVSQTTIKRWAAMFPDFFPKDRLGHYTFSEQQISQLNHIKDRINQGEALEGIDPDLTNDKLSRGPLQENPSLNTDGDPMNKIWSRIEYIEHALDQKASEIVSVQLLQQRAELEDMRVMIKQLSASLETMQKPGSPSLSPHEEVYPVASGRLMSPPRKRGLLRSFFSFL
- a CDS encoding glycoside hydrolase family 2 TIM barrel-domain containing protein; the encoded protein is MRNKLSYQQPANGYPEWNNNPEIFQLNRIDAHASMMSFPAAADALQGDKASSSRYQSLNGTWKFAFAETPDARIKDFYKTGYDAAGWADITVPSHWQFQGYDYPQYTNVRYPWEVSEPDLKPPFAPTVYNPVGSYIRSFSVPQDWDGQPVFLSFQGVESAFYVWVNGELAGYSEDTFTPSEFDITAYLLPGENKLAVEVYRWCDASWLEDQDFWRLSGIFRDVYLYTAPPVRVADFFVRTGLDKTFTDAELQVDLTLENYYNRVTGAHSVEVQLYDSKQQPAWAAPVSAGFAFEGEGTQLLKLSAAVKNPLKWSAEKPNLYTLLISVKNDQGELLEALSCKTGFRTFEIQDGLMKINGKRIVFKGTNRHEFSCDTGRALSKEDMITDIKLMKLHNINAVRTSHYPNQSVWYELCDEYGLYVIDETNLETHGSWQYGQKELHEGNVPGSRPEWRANVIDRCNSMMQRDKNHTSVIIWSLGNESFGGDNFLAMYDHLKQADPTRPVHYEGTYHYRPSDAASDIESTMYIKPDEVVEYALSNPKKPYILCEYSHAMGNSCGGLHLYTELFDKYDSIQGGFIWDWVDQAIRTTTPEGVSYLAYGGDFGEQPHDGNFSGNGLLFADRSVTPKLYEVKKCYQNIIITALDLKSGSFEARNNFLFTDLADYQLRWTLALNGRAAQEGQLPLSAAPGEAASFTVPLDSALLESDKEAVLTVSFVQENATAWSEAAHEIAWEQFVLTPYIPSGNPDSSGNTLQVNEQDGFLTFEGNAFALSFETATGALTSLKSSGKEYLLTPARPNFWRAVTDNDLGNKHPERCAVWKEASYERQLARFSCRVEGNLGFVTADYLLGAQPQSTLRVHYEIRTDGSVEIVQELNPGSSSLPEIPEFGMVFELDSSLDTISWYGRGPHENYWDRKAGAPLGLYTGKVSEQFTDYLRPQECGNKTDVRFASVTAGHEGHGLSVEGALPLEVNALPWSPAELEASDHGYKLPASDKTVLRVNYKQMGVGGDDSWGAPTHEQFTLLAGRPYTFKFKLSLL
- a CDS encoding AraC family transcriptional regulator, translating into MDSMMIFCEMEDMLLLPLYATTIGYWEHQGEMARPAGFPDYQLHQVLGGKGEVNIRGKSYLAEAGDLFCLYPDVPHSYTPLSREWELAWISFNGREAAQMLLYAGIRESGVGRLRAEPILAPLEEMLTLSSGNELQDNLERSKLLYALLLDLKRSLLPASNEDNELARMKPVLQYIELHLHRPLLLKELAEVASVSPQYLCRLFQRTVRERPVAYINKQRVNRSKQLMFSSRGQRIYEIAQRAGFENVSYFCAVFKRITGMQPEEWRGLHGLD
- a CDS encoding GNAT family N-acetyltransferase — its product is MILGQSRAYQIRLMDEPAAREIVNWRYEPPYTLYNMLDAADAAEDIEELLDGSYFSVAAADGALIGFFCYGQNAQVGEGIESGLYLDGTALDIGLGIRPDLTGQGHGLAFLQAGMRFAEQTYDAKRFRLSVAAFNLRAVRLYKKAGFVLLHSFVHQHGESEMEFLLMETPDMAARQ
- the thiD gene encoding bifunctional hydroxymethylpyrimidine kinase/phosphomethylpyrimidine kinase produces the protein MSKIIKTLTIAGSDSSGGAGIQADLKTFEEYGTYGLSALTTIVTMDPDRGWHHNVYPVDAAIVAEQLKTIFAGGPVDAMKTGMLGSVEIVKVAEQALKSNKQTNVVIDPVMVCKGEDEVLNPESADAIRDLLLPLATVATPNLFEAGVLSGLGKLTTLDQMKEAARLIHQLGTQNVVVKGGKALGGDKAIDIFFDGSEYLILETAKIEPAHNHGAGCTFAAAITGGLANGLSVKDAVVKAKDFVSAAIRNGYAFNEYVGPVFHGGYRLEQ
- a CDS encoding glycosyltransferase family 2 protein translates to MIEISLCMIVRNEEKSLPRCLASVEGLVDEIVLIDTGSADRTKEIAGAFGAAVYDFTWIEDFSAARNYAFSKATRDYIFWLDADDYLREEDQALFRELKSSLPEHVDSVSMQYNLAFDGEGRVTTSLRRNRLVRRACGFRWIGPVHEYLEVYGPSLASAVCVTHEKDKAYTDRNLRIYRKREAAGESFSARDQYYFANELRDHGIHREACRYYEQFLSGGQGWIEDNIQACLRLAECLEAMGDKEAAFTAVTRTLQYDAPRAEGCCRLGTWHLEKGQLHPAIYWFELALQLPRQAESMAMKNEAFATWIPNLQLALCYDRLGQHERANRYNETALLHSPSHPSMLYNRNYFQKLLGDKYVSLQQL